One stretch of Cygnus olor isolate bCygOlo1 chromosome 1, bCygOlo1.pri.v2, whole genome shotgun sequence DNA includes these proteins:
- the PEX26 gene encoding peroxisome assembly protein 26 isoform X2, with amino-acid sequence MSSVPPACWSPLPAQAASLLEEAADLLVLHRDFAAALERCEAGCGSLGPGPGPGPDTGPESSAEVKCSLCVVGIQALAEMNRWREVLSWLLRYYHVPERLPPKIMELCILLYSKVGEPQVMLEVGSSWLRDLSNKSLPEYGSLLELYLLRVLLPLGLFKGAEELVDSCDVLNSEQKLAFFKSICECQCQWTQQEEMHSTDEEKQDKATETVLGALSQKLLTMLTLLRRALRSMSSHFYLLPYKKMLLATFLLYLVVVRLDPASPTSLPFLCKLVQLFRQAWAAVLSPIHRPPIRD; translated from the exons atgaGCAGCGTGCCGCCCGCCTGCTGGTCCCCGCTGCCGGCCCAGGCCGCCTCGCTGCTGGAGGAGGCGGCCgacctgctggtgctgcaccGCGACTTCGCCGCCGCCCTGGAGCGGTGTGAGGCAGGCTGCGGCAGCCtggggcccggccccggccccggccc GGACACCGGCCCCGAGAG TTCTGCAGAAGTGAAGTGCTCCCTCTGTGTCGTGGGCATTCAGGCTCTGGCTGAGATGAACCGGTGGAGAGAAGTTCTGTCGTGGCTCCTGCGGTATTACCACGTCCCTGAACGTCTGCCTCCAAAAATTATGGAGCTGTG TATCCTGTTGTATAGCAAAGTGGGAGAGCCCCAGGTGATGCTGGAGGTTGGCAGTAGCTGGCTGAGAGACCTAAGCAATAAGAGCCTTCCTGAGTATGGTTCATTGCTGGAGCTCTATCTGTTGCGTGTGTTGCTTCCACTTGGCCTATTTAAGGGGGCAGAAGAGCTCGTAGACAGCTGTGATGTTTTAAACAGTGAGCAGAAGCTAGCATTTTTCAAGTCCATTTGTGAATGCCAATGTCAGTGGACTCAACAGGAAGAGATGCACTCAACTGATGAAGAGAAGCAAGACAAAGCAACAGAGACTGTGTTGG GTGCTCTGTCCCAAAAGCTCTTAACCATGTTGACATTGCTACGAAGAGCACTCAGGTCCATGTCAAGCCACTTCTATTTACTTCCTTACAAAAAGATGCTCTTGGCTACTTTTCTGCTGTACCTTGTGGTAGTGAGATTAGATCCGG CTTCTCCCACATCATTGCCATTCCTTTGCAAACTGGTCCAGCTCTTCCGACAGGCTTGGGCAGCTGTACTGTCTCCAATCCATAGGCCTCCAATTCGAGATTAA
- the PEX26 gene encoding peroxisome assembly protein 26 isoform X3 yields the protein MSSVPPACWSPLPAQAASLLEEAADLLVLHRDFAAALERCEAGCGSLGPGPGPGPGPGPDTGPGMDTGPESSAEVKCSLCVVGIQALAEMNRWREVLSWLLRYYHVPERLPPKIMELCILLYSKVGEPQVMLEVGSSWLRDLSNKSLPEYGSLLELYLLRVLLPLGLFKGAEELVDSCDVLNSEQKLAFFKSICECQCQWTQQEEMHSTDEEKQDKATETVLGALSQKLLTMLTLLRRALSFSHIIAIPLQTGPALPTGLGSCTVSNP from the exons atgaGCAGCGTGCCGCCCGCCTGCTGGTCCCCGCTGCCGGCCCAGGCCGCCTCGCTGCTGGAGGAGGCGGCCgacctgctggtgctgcaccGCGACTTCGCCGCCGCCCTGGAGCGGTGTGAGGCAGGCTGCGGCAGCCtggggcccggccccggccccggccccggccccggccccgacACCGGCCCCGGCATGGACACCGGCCCCGAGAG TTCTGCAGAAGTGAAGTGCTCCCTCTGTGTCGTGGGCATTCAGGCTCTGGCTGAGATGAACCGGTGGAGAGAAGTTCTGTCGTGGCTCCTGCGGTATTACCACGTCCCTGAACGTCTGCCTCCAAAAATTATGGAGCTGTG TATCCTGTTGTATAGCAAAGTGGGAGAGCCCCAGGTGATGCTGGAGGTTGGCAGTAGCTGGCTGAGAGACCTAAGCAATAAGAGCCTTCCTGAGTATGGTTCATTGCTGGAGCTCTATCTGTTGCGTGTGTTGCTTCCACTTGGCCTATTTAAGGGGGCAGAAGAGCTCGTAGACAGCTGTGATGTTTTAAACAGTGAGCAGAAGCTAGCATTTTTCAAGTCCATTTGTGAATGCCAATGTCAGTGGACTCAACAGGAAGAGATGCACTCAACTGATGAAGAGAAGCAAGACAAAGCAACAGAGACTGTGTTGG GTGCTCTGTCCCAAAAGCTCTTAACCATGTTGACATTGCTACGAAGAGCACTCAG CTTCTCCCACATCATTGCCATTCCTTTGCAAACTGGTCCAGCTCTTCCGACAGGCTTGGGCAGCTGTACTGTCTCCAATCCATAG
- the PEX26 gene encoding peroxisome assembly protein 26 isoform X1, giving the protein MSSVPPACWSPLPAQAASLLEEAADLLVLHRDFAAALERCEAGCGSLGPGPGPGPGPGPDTGPGMDTGPESSAEVKCSLCVVGIQALAEMNRWREVLSWLLRYYHVPERLPPKIMELCILLYSKVGEPQVMLEVGSSWLRDLSNKSLPEYGSLLELYLLRVLLPLGLFKGAEELVDSCDVLNSEQKLAFFKSICECQCQWTQQEEMHSTDEEKQDKATETVLGALSQKLLTMLTLLRRALRSMSSHFYLLPYKKMLLATFLLYLVVVRLDPASPTSLPFLCKLVQLFRQAWAAVLSPIHRPPIRD; this is encoded by the exons atgaGCAGCGTGCCGCCCGCCTGCTGGTCCCCGCTGCCGGCCCAGGCCGCCTCGCTGCTGGAGGAGGCGGCCgacctgctggtgctgcaccGCGACTTCGCCGCCGCCCTGGAGCGGTGTGAGGCAGGCTGCGGCAGCCtggggcccggccccggccccggccccggccccggccccgacACCGGCCCCGGCATGGACACCGGCCCCGAGAG TTCTGCAGAAGTGAAGTGCTCCCTCTGTGTCGTGGGCATTCAGGCTCTGGCTGAGATGAACCGGTGGAGAGAAGTTCTGTCGTGGCTCCTGCGGTATTACCACGTCCCTGAACGTCTGCCTCCAAAAATTATGGAGCTGTG TATCCTGTTGTATAGCAAAGTGGGAGAGCCCCAGGTGATGCTGGAGGTTGGCAGTAGCTGGCTGAGAGACCTAAGCAATAAGAGCCTTCCTGAGTATGGTTCATTGCTGGAGCTCTATCTGTTGCGTGTGTTGCTTCCACTTGGCCTATTTAAGGGGGCAGAAGAGCTCGTAGACAGCTGTGATGTTTTAAACAGTGAGCAGAAGCTAGCATTTTTCAAGTCCATTTGTGAATGCCAATGTCAGTGGACTCAACAGGAAGAGATGCACTCAACTGATGAAGAGAAGCAAGACAAAGCAACAGAGACTGTGTTGG GTGCTCTGTCCCAAAAGCTCTTAACCATGTTGACATTGCTACGAAGAGCACTCAGGTCCATGTCAAGCCACTTCTATTTACTTCCTTACAAAAAGATGCTCTTGGCTACTTTTCTGCTGTACCTTGTGGTAGTGAGATTAGATCCGG CTTCTCCCACATCATTGCCATTCCTTTGCAAACTGGTCCAGCTCTTCCGACAGGCTTGGGCAGCTGTACTGTCTCCAATCCATAGGCCTCCAATTCGAGATTAA